A single region of the Procambarus clarkii isolate CNS0578487 chromosome 94, FALCON_Pclarkii_2.0, whole genome shotgun sequence genome encodes:
- the LOC123747375 gene encoding centrosomal protein of 85 kDa: MEPEETGKWNLLQRKCRHRGYRPGAGGHIGSDVGGMVPSALVHPFPSSEKDCVLDNETSSCFMHSFQNVSANLSSPYLLSTQTPSPVAPLHRVMSPPSITLNLDHVVHCSPNTQTMDLKSLHYQVQEIQNKLSGDVTGSKEFQELLSEKLNLEKVLGSTEYSLKRIMTAYNDLKKNTSASEQEFLLKLDDIQEKYRALGERHSVTKNQLTRMNEYLKDLPTLNEHQQLQQEIANKSAQISHISSKVEHLSQQVKKLAKKESEQEAIIEGLTRERDDFSLKLNLAENLMKELENQREASSKEGEYSKEDLLWTLDQQKKELESAGKLLTYRKQKLQSFQKELVMQDKKHAEKLQAEVDLVEKLKETVWQLERELEQHKQTEEVMKNKLASAEEKQKKLEERLEMAVEQVTSNSKMSSLIKSLLTNLHIAVKQLRDMVTISHQISKGTSPDMSLLLSFSDFSEDIEGENFTNDGLTAKLKEVRSLIHQLEEARTHLQEQYAHQLAKDVTCAQM, encoded by the exons ATGGAGCCAGAGGAGACAG GCAAGTGGAATTTACTGCAGAGAAAATGCAGACATCGTGGTTACAGACCCGGGGCAGGTGGGCACATTGGCAGTGATGTCGGGGGAATGGTTCCGTCAGCTCTTGTGCATCCTTTCCCATCAAG TGAAAAAGATTGTGTGTTGGACAATGAGACTTCATCCTGTTTTATgcatagttttcaaaatgtgtctgCAAATTTATCATCTCCTTATCTTCTAAGTACACAG ACACCTTCACCCGTGGCTCCATTGCATAGAGTGATGAGCCCTCCATCTATAACCCTAAACCTTGATCATGTGGTCCATTGTTCACCAAATACTCAGACTATGGATTTGAAGAGTCTACATTATCAG GTACAAGAAATTCAAAATAAGTTGTCAGGTGATGTCACGGGAAGTAAAGAATTCCAGGAGCTACTTTCCGAGAAGCTGAATTTGGAAAAAGTCTTGGG GTCCACAGAATATTCACTTAAAAGAATTATGACTGCATATAATGATCTAAAGAAGAACACATCTGCCTCTGAACAGGAGTTTTTGCTAAAG CTGGATGATATACAGGAAAAGTACAGAGCCCTTGGTGAAAGACATAGTGTAACAAAGAATCAGTTGACTAGAATGAATGAATATCTGAAAGATCTTCCTACGCTCAATGAGCATCAGCAGCTTCAACAGGAAATTGCTAATAAATCTGCACAAATTTCACATATTTCTAGTAAAGTCGAACATTTATCTC AgcaagtgaagaagttggccaagAAAGAGAGTGAACAAGAAGCCATAATAGAAGGTCTGACCCGGGAAAGGGATGACTTCTCACTAAAATTGAACCTTGCTGAAAACCTCATGAAA GAGCTGGAGAATCAGAGGGAAGCATCTTCTAAGGAAGGTGAATACAGCAAAGAGGATTTACTGTGGACTTTAGACCAACAAAAGAAGGAACTAGAAAGTGCTggaaag CTGCTAACTTACAGGAAGCAAAAATTACAGTCTTTTCAAAAAGAGCTAGTAATGCAAGATAAGAAGCATGCAGAGAAGCTTCAGGCAGAAGTAGACCTTGTTGAGAAACTCAAAGAAACTGTTTGGCAATTAGAAAGAGAGTTAGAACAACACAAGCAGACGGAGGAAGTG ATGAAAAACAAGTTGGCAAGTgcagaagagaagcagaaaaagTTGGAAGAGCGACTTGAGATGGCAGTAGAACAAGTGACTTCTAATAGCAAGATGTCATCTCTCATAAAGTCCCTTTTGACAAACCTGCACATTGCTGTTAAACAG TTAAGGGACATGGTGACCATCTCCCATCAAATCAGTAAGGGCACTTCCCCAGACATGTCTCTGCTGCTCAGTTTCTCAG ATTTTTCTGAAGATATTGAAGGTGAAAATTTCACTAATGATGGACTGACAGCTAAACTGAAGGAAGTTCGAAGTTTAATCCATCAGTTGGAAGAGGCCAGAACTCATTTACAGGAGCAGTACGCTCACCAGTTGGCTAAAGATGTGACTTGTGCACAAATGTAA
- the LOC123747376 gene encoding LOW QUALITY PROTEIN: RNA-binding protein cabeza (The sequence of the model RefSeq protein was modified relative to this genomic sequence to represent the inferred CDS: deleted 1 base in 1 codon): MADTQTTDLPEYSYSGGYASGGGGGSSGGASSYGGYSNASGAAPPPASSYTQPQYGGYSAPPPQGYSQSPAPYAAPPSYGAPPPQGGHGSSYSGYGMQQQTQPPVQPAAGSGGYSSYGGQSQGYEQNSSYQSGSYGQPPASTYGGQQASTYGSQPNASYSALQPQGNYGGPPPQGNYGGPPSGGNYGGPQGPNYGAPPPPSNGNYGGQGGGFNKDGSGSYGGSRFDGDSRGGGSGGGDRFRGDQSDLVMQEDTIFVSGMPATATEDEIKDHFGSIGIIKMDKRTQRPKIWMYKDKATGRMKGECTVTFDDPFTAKSAIQWFDGKLFMGRTVKVQMAERPKSSYERGRGGFGGESGDRGGGGGGGSRGRGGGSDRGFDRRGGPPGRGGGDRGGDRDGPPSGGRGRAGDWRCPVPSCGNNNFAWRNSCNRCNEPKPAGVGGDDDGGSGGGGGFRGGFRGRGDRGGFRGRGGDRGGRGGFRGRGGYGDRDGDRDSGGPMKGDRGPGRSRPY, translated from the exons ATGGCCGATACAC AAACAACTGATCTTCCAGAATATAGTTATAGTGGAGGATATGcgagtgggggtggtggcggtagtagtggtggtgcaagCAGCTATGGAGGTTATAGCAATGCTTCAGGAGCTGCTCCTCCTCCAGCTTCTTCATACACACAACCGCAGTATGGTGGATATTCTGCACCACCGCCTCAGGGTTACTCACAGAGCCCGGCTCCTTATGCAGCACCACCTTCTTATGGTGCTCCCCCACCACAGG GTGGCCATGGGAGCTCATACAGTGGATATGGGATGCAGcagcagacacagccgccagttcaGCCTGCAGCAGGCAGTGGAGGATACAGCAGTTATGGTGGACAGTCACAAGGGTATGAACAGAATAGTAGCTACCAATCTGGGAGCTATGGTCAACCACCAGCCAGCACCTATGGTGGACAACAAGCCAGTACCTATGGTAGTCAGCCCAATGCTAGCTACTCAGCCCTTCAGCCCCAAGGAAACTATGGAGGCCCACCACCACAGGGAAACTATGGGGGTCCTCCATCAGGTGGAAATTATGGGGGACCCCAGGGTCCTAACtacggtgcaccaccaccaccatcaaatgGAAATTATGGTGGCCAAGGTGGTGGATTTAACA AAGATGGCAGTGGGAGCTACGGGGGGAGCCGGTTTGATGGCGATAGCCGTGGtggcggcagcggcggcggtgATCGTTTCCGTGGAGAT CAGTCAGATTTGGTTATGCAAGAGGATACCATATTTGTCTCTGGAATGCCTGCAACTGCAACAGAAGATGAAATTAAAGACCATTTTGGATCTATTGGCATAATTAAA ATGGACAAGAGAACGCAGCGACCTAAGATTTGGATGTACAAGGACAAAGCTACAGGACGCATGAAGGGAGAGTGCACAGTCACATTTGATGATCCCTTTACTGCTAAATCTGCCATACAGTGGTTTGATGGAAAATTATTCATGGGACGCACTGTCAAG GTTCAAATGGCAGAGAGACCAAAGAGCAGTTATGAACGTGGAcgaggtggttttggtggtgaaaGTGGAGaccgcggtggtggtggcggtggaggtAGCAGGGGACGTGGCGGTGGAAGTGATAGAGGCTTTGATCGCAGAGGTGGGCCCCCAGGTCGTGGCGGTGGAGATCGTGGCGGAGATCGTGATGGTCCTCCTAGCGGTGGTCGAG GACGTGCAGGTGATTGGAGATGTCCAGTACCAAGTTGTGGCAATAACAACTTCGCCTGGCGTAATAGCTGTAATCGGTGTAATGAACCAAAGCCTGCTGGAGTAGGTGGTGATGATG atggaggtagtggtggtggaggtggattcAGAGGCGGATTCCGCGGtcgtggtgaccgtgggggattTAGAGGTCGTGGTGGTGACCGAGGAGGACGAGGTGGTTTCAGAGGTCGTGGAGGCTATGGTGATCGTGACGGAGACCGTGATTCTGGTGGCCCTATGAAGGG TGACCGTGGCCCAGGAAGGTCTCGACCTTACTAA